A genomic region of Micromonospora sp. NBC_01796 contains the following coding sequences:
- a CDS encoding thiamine phosphate synthase, whose protein sequence is MVVVTDRRQTNRPLHEVIRAAVDGGARWVLLREKDLPRGERLALAERLREVLVPAGGTLVVAGPDPLGGTAVHLPAAGPYPPPELPLVGRSCHDLTELGRLSTEDYVTLSPIFPSPSKPGYGPPLHPVGLARLVRRTPVPVLALGGVTGPDQVAACLAAGAAGVAVMGAVMRADDPAELVARLTAPATVGRRSGR, encoded by the coding sequence CTGGTGGTGGTCACCGACCGGCGGCAGACGAATCGGCCACTGCACGAGGTGATCCGGGCGGCGGTGGACGGTGGCGCCCGGTGGGTGCTGCTCCGGGAGAAGGACCTGCCCCGGGGCGAACGCCTGGCCCTCGCCGAGCGGCTGCGGGAGGTCCTCGTACCGGCCGGCGGAACGCTGGTGGTGGCCGGCCCCGACCCGCTCGGCGGGACCGCAGTGCACCTGCCCGCCGCCGGACCGTACCCGCCGCCGGAGCTGCCGCTGGTCGGCAGATCCTGCCATGACCTGACCGAACTGGGACGGCTGTCCACGGAGGACTACGTGACCCTCTCCCCGATCTTCCCGAGCCCGTCCAAGCCCGGTTACGGGCCACCGCTGCATCCGGTCGGCCTGGCCAGGCTGGTACGGCGTACCCCGGTTCCGGTGCTCGCCCTCGGCGGCGTCACCGGACCCGACCAGGTCGCCGCCTGCCTGGCCGCCGGTGCGGCCGGGGTGGCGGTGATGGGCGCGGTGATGCGCGCCGACGACCCGGCCGAACTGGTCGCCCGGCTGACCGCCCCGGCGACAGTCGGGCGGAGGAGCGGGCGATGA
- a CDS encoding thiazole synthase: MSEVETEPAAEPVTGRFELGGVSFASRLILGTGGAANLHVLEQAIRASGTELVTVALRRVDTAATMHGGLLDVLERCGVRLLPNTAGCYTAAEAVKVARLAREAFDTSWVKLEVIGDDRTLLPDGVELLHAADQLVADGFTVLPYTSDDPVLARRLAEAGCAAVMPAGAPIGSGLGIGNPHHIRLIRQSVDVPVILDAGIGTASDAALAMELGCDGVLLASAVTRAAEPARMATAMRYAVEAGWLAARSGRIPRRFHALASSPDEGRPDL; the protein is encoded by the coding sequence ATGTCCGAAGTGGAGACCGAGCCGGCCGCCGAGCCGGTCACCGGCCGGTTCGAGCTGGGCGGGGTGTCGTTCGCCTCGCGGCTGATCCTCGGCACCGGCGGCGCGGCGAACCTGCACGTACTCGAACAGGCGATCCGGGCCAGCGGCACCGAGTTGGTCACCGTCGCGCTGCGCCGGGTCGACACCGCCGCGACGATGCACGGCGGGCTGCTGGACGTACTCGAACGGTGCGGCGTACGGCTGCTGCCGAACACCGCCGGCTGCTACACCGCCGCCGAGGCGGTCAAGGTCGCCCGGCTGGCCCGCGAGGCGTTCGACACCTCGTGGGTGAAGCTGGAGGTGATCGGGGACGACCGGACCCTGCTGCCGGACGGGGTCGAGCTGCTGCACGCCGCCGACCAGCTCGTGGCCGACGGGTTCACCGTGCTGCCGTACACCAGCGACGACCCGGTGCTCGCCCGCCGGCTCGCCGAGGCGGGCTGCGCGGCGGTGATGCCGGCCGGCGCACCGATCGGCTCCGGGCTCGGCATCGGCAACCCGCACCACATCCGGCTGATCCGGCAGAGCGTGGACGTGCCGGTCATCCTCGACGCGGGGATCGGCACCGCCTCCGACGCCGCACTCGCCATGGAACTCGGCTGCGACGGGGTGCTGCTGGCCAGCGCGGTGACCCGGGCCGCCGAACCGGCCCGGATGGCGACCGCTATGCGGTACGCCGTGGAGGCGGGCTGGCTCGCCGCCCGGTCCGGCCGGATCCCCCGACGGTTCCACGCGCTGGCGTCCAGTCCCGACGAGGGACGGCCGGACCTGTGA
- a CDS encoding ABC transporter ATP-binding protein has protein sequence MIRLAGVSRTFTGRSGTVEALRGIDLDVAEGEFVAILGRSGCGKSTLLRLIAGLLPTTEGEITVAGERVTKTRRDIAMLFQRPALLPWRTVLDNVLLPVEIFGWRRASHRARAMELLEMAGLGGFEKRLPHELSGGMQQRVSLCRSLVGNPRVMLMDEPFSALDALTREELSVELQRVHMENAATIVFVTHSIDEAVLLADRVVVLSPRPGRIRKVVDINIPRPRTLGRNAHLEEVARCSADLHELLMERDSPAGAGARGR, from the coding sequence ATGATCCGACTCGCGGGGGTGTCCCGTACCTTCACCGGGCGATCGGGCACCGTGGAAGCGTTGCGCGGCATCGACTTGGACGTCGCCGAGGGCGAATTTGTCGCAATTCTCGGACGCTCCGGGTGCGGAAAGTCCACTTTGCTCCGACTTATCGCCGGCTTGCTGCCGACAACCGAGGGCGAAATCACCGTCGCGGGCGAACGGGTCACCAAAACCCGGCGCGACATCGCCATGCTCTTCCAGCGCCCCGCCCTACTGCCGTGGCGGACGGTGCTCGACAACGTACTTCTGCCGGTCGAGATCTTCGGTTGGCGCCGCGCGAGCCACCGGGCCCGCGCCATGGAACTGCTGGAAATGGCCGGTCTGGGCGGCTTCGAGAAGCGGCTGCCACACGAACTCTCCGGCGGGATGCAGCAACGGGTATCGCTCTGCCGATCACTGGTCGGCAATCCGCGGGTGATGCTGATGGACGAGCCGTTCTCCGCCCTCGACGCCCTCACCCGCGAGGAGCTGTCGGTGGAGCTGCAGCGGGTGCACATGGAGAACGCCGCCACCATCGTCTTCGTCACCCACTCGATCGACGAGGCCGTACTGCTGGCCGACCGGGTGGTCGTGCTGAGTCCCCGCCCCGGCCGTATCCGCAAGGTGGTCGACATCAACATTCCCCGGCCGCGCACCCTGGGCCGCAACGCCCACCTCGAAGAGGTGGCCCGTTGCAGTGCCGATCTGCACGAACTACTGATGGAGCGCGATTCCCCGGCTGGCGCCGGGGCGAGAGGTCGATAA
- a CDS encoding LLM class F420-dependent oxidoreductase produces MRVSIFTEPHRGATYDDQLRMVRLAEDGGFEGWLRADHYQSMGADPGLPGPTDAWITLAGLARETSRIRLGTLVTSSTFRLPGPLAVIVAQVDQMSGGRVDLGIGAGWYEREHLSYGIPFPPVGERFSRLAEQLAVVTGLWRTPLDERFNHQGEYYQLVDAPALPKPIQVPGPPIIVGGKGLKRTPALAARYAHEFNMPFKSVKETAEAYERVLNACDKVDRAANGLDPLVLSTGIVVAIGRNEAEAQRRAAPLHEKSALPPEDPVIGSPAQLVERIGEFAEIGAGRVHLRLTDLTDLDHLELIAAEVLPQVGGTR; encoded by the coding sequence GTGCGAGTTTCCATCTTCACCGAGCCGCATCGCGGCGCCACCTACGACGACCAACTCCGGATGGTCCGACTCGCCGAGGACGGCGGGTTCGAGGGCTGGCTGCGCGCCGACCACTACCAGTCGATGGGCGCCGACCCCGGACTGCCCGGCCCCACCGACGCCTGGATCACCCTGGCCGGTCTCGCCCGGGAAACCTCCCGGATCAGGCTCGGCACCCTCGTCACCTCGTCCACGTTCCGGCTGCCCGGCCCGCTCGCGGTGATCGTCGCCCAGGTCGACCAGATGAGCGGCGGCCGGGTCGACCTCGGCATCGGCGCCGGCTGGTACGAGCGGGAACACCTCTCGTACGGCATCCCGTTCCCGCCGGTCGGCGAACGGTTCAGCCGCCTGGCCGAACAGCTCGCCGTGGTGACCGGCCTGTGGCGTACGCCGCTCGACGAGCGGTTCAACCACCAGGGCGAGTACTACCAGCTCGTCGACGCACCCGCCCTGCCCAAGCCGATCCAGGTCCCCGGCCCGCCGATCATCGTCGGCGGCAAGGGCCTGAAGCGCACCCCGGCACTGGCCGCCCGGTACGCGCACGAGTTCAACATGCCGTTCAAGTCGGTCAAGGAGACCGCCGAGGCGTACGAGCGGGTGCTCAACGCCTGCGACAAGGTGGACCGGGCAGCGAACGGGCTGGACCCGCTGGTGCTCTCCACCGGCATCGTCGTGGCGATCGGCCGGAACGAGGCCGAGGCCCAGCGCCGGGCGGCACCGCTGCACGAGAAGAGCGCACTCCCGCCGGAGGACCCGGTAATCGGCTCGCCGGCCCAGCTGGTCGAGCGGATCGGGGAGTTCGCCGAGATCGGTGCCGGCCGGGTGCACCTGCGGCTGACCGACCTCACCGACCTCGACCACCTGGAACTCATCGCCGCCGAGGTGCTGCCGCAGGTGGGCGGCACCCGATGA
- the thiS gene encoding sulfur carrier protein ThiS, translating to MELTVNGTDHSLPGGMTVAELVATVTGQTRGVAVAVNGEVVPRAGWPAAVLSSGDRVEVLTAAQGG from the coding sequence GTGGAACTGACCGTGAACGGGACGGACCACAGTCTGCCCGGCGGGATGACCGTGGCGGAACTGGTCGCCACCGTCACCGGCCAGACCCGCGGCGTGGCCGTCGCGGTCAACGGCGAGGTGGTCCCCCGGGCCGGCTGGCCGGCGGCGGTCCTGAGCTCCGGCGACCGGGTCGAGGTCCTGACCGCGGCCCAGGGCGGGTGA
- the thiC gene encoding phosphomethylpyrimidine synthase ThiC, with protein sequence MQARRKVYVEGSRPDIRVPFAEVELAGDNPPVRLYDTSGPGSDPEVGLPALRGPWIAERGDVAPVRGAGTPLVGTDGRRPTQLAYARAGVVTPEMEFVAVREGVPGEVVRDEIAAGRAVLPLNVNHPEVEPAIIGKRFLVKVNANIGTSAVTSSVAEEVEKLTWATRWGADTVMDLSTGKRIHETREAIVRNSPVPIGTVPIYQALEKVGGDPVKLSWEVFRETVIEQAEQGVDYMTVHAGVLMRYVPLAVERVTGIVSRGGSIMAAWCLAHHEENFLYTNFRELCEILARYDVTFSLGDGLRPGSIADANDEAQFAELRTLGELTKIAWEYDVQVMIEGPGHVPMHKIKENVDLQQELCQEAPFYTLGPLTTDIAPAYDHITSAIGAAMIGMFGTAMLCYVTPKEHLGLPDRDDVKAGVIAYKIAAHAADLAKGHVGAQDWDDALSKARFEFRWEDQFNLSLDPETARAYHDATLPAEPAKTAHFCSMCGPKFCSMKITQELKEYAARGMQDKSTEFVESGGKVYLPLA encoded by the coding sequence ATGCAGGCTCGTCGCAAGGTGTACGTGGAGGGATCGCGGCCGGACATCCGGGTCCCGTTCGCAGAGGTGGAACTGGCCGGGGACAACCCACCGGTCCGGTTGTACGACACCTCCGGGCCGGGCAGTGACCCGGAGGTCGGCCTGCCGGCGCTGCGCGGCCCGTGGATCGCGGAGCGCGGTGACGTGGCGCCGGTACGCGGTGCCGGTACCCCGCTCGTCGGGACGGACGGCCGGCGGCCGACCCAGCTCGCGTACGCGCGGGCCGGGGTCGTCACGCCGGAGATGGAGTTCGTGGCGGTACGGGAAGGGGTGCCGGGCGAGGTCGTCCGGGACGAGATCGCCGCCGGGCGGGCGGTGCTGCCGCTCAACGTCAACCACCCCGAGGTGGAGCCGGCGATCATCGGCAAGCGGTTCCTGGTCAAGGTGAACGCCAACATCGGCACCTCCGCGGTGACCTCGTCGGTCGCCGAGGAGGTGGAGAAGCTCACCTGGGCGACCCGGTGGGGTGCGGACACGGTGATGGACCTCTCCACCGGCAAGCGGATCCACGAGACCCGCGAGGCGATCGTCCGCAACTCCCCGGTGCCGATCGGTACGGTGCCGATCTACCAGGCACTGGAGAAGGTCGGCGGCGACCCGGTCAAACTCTCCTGGGAGGTGTTCCGGGAGACCGTGATCGAGCAGGCCGAACAGGGCGTCGACTACATGACCGTGCACGCCGGGGTGCTGATGCGCTACGTCCCGCTGGCCGTGGAGCGGGTCACCGGCATCGTCTCCCGGGGCGGATCGATCATGGCAGCCTGGTGTCTGGCGCACCACGAGGAGAACTTCCTCTACACCAACTTCCGCGAACTGTGCGAGATCCTGGCCCGCTACGACGTGACCTTCTCCCTCGGTGACGGGCTCCGGCCGGGGTCGATCGCGGACGCCAACGACGAGGCCCAGTTCGCCGAGCTGCGTACGCTCGGTGAGCTGACGAAGATCGCCTGGGAGTACGACGTCCAGGTGATGATCGAAGGACCGGGTCACGTGCCGATGCACAAGATCAAGGAGAACGTCGACCTCCAGCAGGAGCTGTGCCAGGAGGCGCCGTTCTACACCCTCGGTCCACTGACGACGGACATCGCGCCCGCGTACGACCACATCACCTCGGCCATCGGCGCCGCGATGATCGGCATGTTCGGCACCGCCATGCTCTGCTACGTCACCCCGAAGGAGCACCTGGGGCTGCCGGACCGGGACGACGTCAAGGCGGGCGTGATCGCGTACAAGATCGCGGCGCACGCGGCTGACCTGGCCAAGGGGCATGTCGGTGCACAGGACTGGGACGACGCGCTGTCCAAGGCCCGGTTCGAGTTCCGCTGGGAGGACCAGTTCAACCTGTCGCTCGACCCGGAGACGGCTCGGGCGTACCACGACGCGACCCTGCCGGCGGAGCCGGCGAAGACGGCCCACTTCTGCTCGATGTGCGGGCCGAAGTTCTGCTCGATGAAAATCACCCAGGAGCTGAAGGAGTACGCGGCTCGCGGGATGCAGGACAAGTCGACTGAGTTCGTGGAGTCGGGTGGAAAGGTTTATCTGCCGCTGGCGTGA
- the thiD gene encoding bifunctional hydroxymethylpyrimidine kinase/phosphomethylpyrimidine kinase → MTPPVALTIAGSDSGAGAGIQADLKVFAALGVYGTSVITALTAQNTHQVRAVLPTPADIVTAQLDAVLSDLPVLAAKTGMLGTEEVADAVAAQARAGLLPHLVVDPVLVSTSGHRLGVVAAVTRLLPYALVATPNREEAAAIVGRPVTTTDEMVAAAAQIAAGGPRYVVVTGGGDDDDRTEAVDVFWTGTGTRLLAGPRVPTRNTHGTGCSFSAAIAARIALGDAVPDAVVFAKEYVARALAGARDWELGTGHGPLDHFGWSR, encoded by the coding sequence ATGACACCACCGGTGGCGCTGACCATCGCCGGTTCGGACTCCGGCGCGGGTGCCGGCATCCAGGCCGACCTGAAGGTGTTCGCGGCCCTCGGCGTCTACGGCACCTCCGTGATCACCGCCCTCACCGCGCAGAACACCCACCAGGTACGCGCCGTCCTGCCGACCCCCGCCGACATCGTCACCGCACAACTCGACGCGGTCCTGTCGGACCTGCCGGTGCTCGCGGCCAAGACCGGGATGCTCGGCACCGAGGAGGTGGCGGACGCGGTGGCGGCACAGGCCCGCGCCGGGCTCCTGCCGCACCTGGTGGTCGACCCGGTGCTCGTCTCGACCAGCGGACACCGGCTCGGCGTGGTCGCCGCGGTGACCCGGCTGCTGCCGTACGCGCTGGTCGCGACGCCGAACCGGGAGGAGGCCGCGGCGATCGTCGGACGCCCGGTGACGACCACCGACGAGATGGTCGCCGCCGCCGCGCAGATCGCCGCCGGCGGACCCCGCTACGTGGTGGTCACCGGTGGCGGTGACGACGACGACCGGACCGAGGCGGTCGACGTGTTCTGGACCGGCACCGGGACACGGCTGCTCGCCGGCCCACGGGTACCCACCCGGAACACCCACGGCACCGGCTGTTCGTTCTCGGCCGCGATCGCCGCGCGGATCGCGCTCGGCGACGCGGTCCCGGACGCGGTCGTCTTCGCCAAGGAGTACGTCGCCCGCGCGCTCGCCGGTGCGCGCGACTGGGAGTTGGGCACCGGCCATGGACCGCTGGACCACTTCGGTTGGTCCCGCTGA